In a genomic window of Leptolyngbya sp. SIO1E4:
- a CDS encoding SRPBCC domain-containing protein codes for MEPNSEITLQDSLNVTQQIDIYASRIQVWQVLADLTAHNAWNPNFQVEEAPPHLKVGAQARLHAAPDTPQARVFTIEILEVTELAVLEWQGGEPGVFQGIHRFELHEQGPNQTQLVNSESFSGEMAATVLQTSRSGLEQGFAAFNEALKKRVEAGASQ; via the coding sequence ATGGAACCCAACTCGGAGATAACCTTGCAAGATTCCCTAAACGTTACCCAGCAAATCGATATTTATGCCTCTCGCATTCAAGTTTGGCAGGTGTTGGCAGATCTGACTGCCCACAACGCTTGGAACCCAAACTTTCAGGTTGAGGAAGCCCCGCCCCACCTCAAAGTGGGTGCTCAAGCGCGACTTCATGCTGCCCCTGATACCCCGCAAGCGCGTGTTTTCACAATCGAAATCCTTGAAGTGACCGAACTGGCTGTCCTGGAATGGCAAGGGGGAGAACCCGGCGTCTTCCAGGGCATTCATCGCTTTGAACTCCATGAACAGGGGCCGAACCAAACGCAGCTGGTGAATAGCGAGTCTTTCAGCGGTGAAATGGCTGCCACCGTGCTGCAGACAAGCCGTAGTGGCCTTGAGCAAGGGTTCGCCGCCTTCAACGAAGCCCTGAAAAAAAGGGTCGAAGCAGGAGCATCCCAGTGA
- a CDS encoding MFS transporter: MSHSARHKPREPRHTVVVLGLVSLCSDLASKMVYPITPIFLTGILGAPAWTVGVVEGLAESAASLLKLYSGWLSDRLGQRKPFAVIGYGLGALSKLALVFASVWGHVLGARLIDRIGKGLRAAPRDALIAENCPAHQRGRAFGLHHSLETVGEIIGPLLGFWFLQQFAGSYRRVFAIAFIPALVGVVLLLALVAEPRQAPVSRRSLPQFTLRGLSPAYRRYLIVVGLFSLGNSSDAFLLLRAQDLGIAGGQLLLLYALFNLVEVTLGFAAGNLSDRVGRRPLLVGGYGVFALVYLGFATAQTAVMTWLLFALYGLYSTLTRGVQKAFVADLVHPERRGAEVGTFHMVIGLFALPASLIAGWLYAHVSVSAPFYLGAGTAIIAALLISRLP, encoded by the coding sequence ATGTCGCATTCTGCCCGTCATAAGCCCCGTGAACCTCGTCACACTGTGGTCGTTCTGGGGTTGGTGAGCCTCTGTAGCGATCTTGCCAGCAAAATGGTGTACCCCATTACGCCGATCTTTTTGACCGGTATTTTGGGGGCGCCTGCCTGGACAGTCGGTGTAGTGGAAGGCCTGGCTGAGAGTGCTGCTAGCCTCCTAAAGCTGTATTCAGGCTGGTTGTCAGACCGCTTAGGGCAGCGTAAGCCGTTTGCGGTCATAGGGTACGGGCTAGGAGCCCTCTCTAAACTTGCTTTGGTTTTTGCGAGCGTTTGGGGGCATGTGCTGGGGGCCCGGCTGATTGACCGGATTGGGAAAGGGCTCCGGGCCGCCCCCCGCGATGCCTTAATTGCCGAGAATTGCCCTGCCCATCAGCGGGGGCGAGCGTTTGGGCTGCACCACAGTTTGGAGACTGTTGGCGAAATCATTGGCCCCCTACTCGGATTTTGGTTTTTACAGCAGTTTGCTGGTAGCTATCGAAGGGTGTTTGCGATCGCGTTTATTCCTGCCCTGGTGGGTGTTGTTCTACTGCTTGCCTTAGTGGCTGAACCCAGGCAAGCACCTGTTTCCCGGCGATCTCTGCCCCAGTTCACCCTTAGGGGGTTAAGCCCAGCTTACCGTCGATACTTGATAGTAGTGGGGCTGTTTAGTCTGGGCAACTCTTCTGATGCGTTTTTGCTGTTGCGCGCTCAAGACCTAGGCATTGCTGGCGGGCAGCTGTTGTTGCTGTACGCGCTGTTCAACCTGGTGGAGGTAACCCTAGGATTTGCCGCCGGAAATCTTTCGGATCGAGTCGGGCGACGTCCCTTGCTGGTGGGTGGATATGGCGTGTTTGCGCTGGTTTATCTAGGGTTTGCCACGGCTCAGACGGCTGTCATGACTTGGCTTTTATTTGCGCTCTATGGCCTCTACTCAACCCTGACGCGAGGAGTTCAAAAAGCCTTTGTGGCCGATTTGGTTCATCCTGAGCGACGCGGAGCAGAAGTTGGCACCTTTCATATGGTGATCGGGCTATTTGCCTTACCAGCAAGTCTCATCGCAGGGTGGCTGTATGCTCATGTTTCAGTCTCAGCACCGTTTTATCTAGGGGCAGGGACAGCGATTATAGCTGCACTGTTGATAAGCAGGTTGCCATAA
- a CDS encoding S9 family peptidase has product MILPCSVLLNRRSHPLKFALGFLATLMLTGLPATAEIINVGFDHEELPTLDEGELSKLDTLQTTRLPLILSDVSPDRSRLVIATIDRLSQADWQVKILNLNTGELEDSLALEYEVLSPTIPIQWVDNETIRFVQEGLFGPWEIISLNRNTGIVSHTTVYPTEDESGEILGASPDFSRFALRVYEGDEDTIYLVSLQSLDRIEVARMPEGMAIQPPAWSANGQQVVFVTSSVEERGLYERTPFSPTLSDPVNQDALGRTPPEDNMFLQQSALKVYDLTNPEPLQLELEAIDGEGHLLAGADISPEGDRILVKYLEPGQVEGREHPTYLYPQGSYYQVYDLDGNVIETIKAPALSGPLENSGRFVDADTLIFHATVGTNRHLYVYELETSELTALPIPDGSVDFEAWRVSQDGQTLIYAFSSVTQPPELFSIPLDGSEPPTQLTDINAEVAAINNVQVNPVSFETRTGLREGFLIQPAGAAFPPQKSPIVFWQQGGPGFSMTNEFAIEVEMPFNLLPNFGISVLSVPLAGREGFGPEFYRLQADDNNFGQVDIAEGIEIASQLVSQGWSTYDQLGVTGCSYGGYYSAQAIARFPDVFAAANPQCSLLDAFTEWQLGYSSLLSYLTGLTPMEAPEVYQQISPLYSAMQIKAATMIFHGSDDFLQVDMARNFHDVIENNEVPVMMYEFEGVGHSIFDIGFQRVAAQLQIDFFRQYLGASEEASE; this is encoded by the coding sequence ATGATTCTTCCTTGTTCGGTTTTATTGAACCGTCGTTCTCATCCTCTGAAATTTGCCCTGGGTTTTCTAGCAACCTTGATGCTGACAGGGCTCCCCGCCACCGCAGAGATTATTAACGTCGGGTTTGATCACGAAGAACTGCCAACCCTAGATGAAGGGGAATTGAGCAAGCTTGACACGCTGCAAACGACCCGTCTGCCCTTGATCTTAAGCGATGTGAGTCCAGATCGATCGCGGCTGGTCATCGCCACCATTGATCGCCTGAGTCAAGCCGACTGGCAGGTCAAGATTCTAAACCTGAACACCGGTGAGTTAGAAGATTCCTTAGCGTTGGAATATGAGGTCTTGAGCCCAACCATTCCCATTCAGTGGGTGGACAATGAAACGATTCGGTTCGTTCAAGAGGGGCTTTTTGGCCCTTGGGAAATTATTTCTCTCAACCGCAACACGGGCATTGTTTCCCATACGACGGTGTACCCCACTGAAGATGAATCTGGAGAAATTTTAGGCGCCTCTCCTGATTTTTCTCGCTTTGCGCTGCGGGTTTATGAGGGGGATGAAGACACGATTTACCTGGTGTCGTTGCAGTCGCTAGACCGCATTGAAGTTGCCCGCATGCCAGAAGGGATGGCCATTCAGCCCCCTGCCTGGTCAGCCAATGGGCAACAGGTGGTCTTTGTGACCTCCTCTGTGGAAGAGCGGGGCCTGTATGAGCGAACACCGTTTAGTCCAACCCTGTCTGATCCGGTGAATCAAGATGCGTTAGGGCGCACGCCGCCAGAAGACAATATGTTTTTGCAGCAGAGCGCGCTCAAGGTGTATGACTTAACCAACCCTGAGCCGCTGCAGCTAGAGTTAGAGGCCATAGACGGCGAAGGCCACTTGCTGGCCGGGGCCGATATTAGCCCCGAGGGCGATCGCATCCTGGTGAAATATCTAGAACCCGGACAGGTCGAAGGCCGCGAGCATCCCACCTATCTCTACCCCCAAGGCTCTTACTATCAGGTTTATGACCTAGACGGTAACGTGATTGAGACGATTAAGGCTCCGGCCTTGAGTGGGCCGCTCGAAAATTCGGGTCGATTTGTGGATGCAGATACCTTGATCTTCCACGCCACGGTTGGCACCAACCGTCATCTCTACGTCTATGAACTGGAGACGAGTGAATTGACCGCCCTGCCGATTCCAGATGGCAGCGTAGATTTTGAAGCCTGGCGCGTTTCTCAGGATGGTCAAACGCTAATTTACGCGTTTTCTTCTGTCACGCAGCCGCCAGAGCTGTTTTCAATTCCCCTAGACGGCAGCGAGCCGCCAACCCAGCTCACCGATATCAACGCTGAAGTCGCTGCCATCAACAATGTTCAGGTCAACCCAGTCAGCTTTGAGACCCGCACCGGGCTCCGGGAAGGCTTCTTGATACAGCCTGCGGGTGCAGCGTTTCCTCCCCAAAAAAGCCCCATCGTGTTTTGGCAACAGGGCGGCCCTGGCTTCTCAATGACGAATGAGTTTGCCATTGAAGTCGAAATGCCCTTTAACCTGTTACCCAATTTTGGCATTTCGGTGTTATCGGTGCCTCTGGCCGGACGGGAAGGTTTTGGGCCTGAATTTTATCGGCTGCAGGCAGATGACAACAATTTTGGGCAGGTGGATATTGCAGAGGGCATTGAAATTGCGTCACAGCTCGTGAGCCAGGGGTGGAGCACCTACGACCAACTCGGCGTCACGGGCTGTTCCTACGGGGGTTACTACTCGGCCCAGGCGATCGCCCGCTTCCCCGATGTCTTTGCCGCAGCCAACCCCCAATGCTCTCTGCTAGATGCCTTTACCGAATGGCAACTGGGCTATTCTTCGCTGTTGTCTTATCTGACTGGGTTAACGCCCATGGAAGCCCCAGAGGTTTACCAACAAATTTCTCCTCTATACAGCGCTATGCAGATCAAGGCGGCAACGATGATCTTTCATGGGTCTGACGACTTTCTGCAGGTTGATATGGCCCGCAATTTCCATGATGTGATTGAGAACAATGAGGTGCCTGTCATGATGTATGAGTTTGAGGGGGTGGGGCACAGCATTTTTGATATCGGCTTTCAGCGCGTTGCTGCCCAGCTGCAAATTGATTTCTTTCGGCAGTATCTCGGGGCGTCAGAAGAGGCGTCAGAGTAA
- a CDS encoding DUF4870 domain-containing protein, with protein MTQFSNLQKRKLLSTLCHLSTFLNWFIIPLIVPIIVLCISDDEITQKNATEAINFYISFIFYYTLFLISIFSLIGLVFLPFVIPLIIADYLLPIIAIVHCSTHLNKAYRYPFIIRIV; from the coding sequence ATGACACAATTTTCTAACCTGCAAAAACGAAAGCTCTTGTCTACGTTATGTCATTTATCAACCTTCCTAAATTGGTTCATTATTCCGCTGATTGTCCCCATCATTGTTTTATGTATCTCGGACGATGAAATCACCCAAAAAAATGCTACAGAAGCTATAAATTTCTATATAAGCTTCATCTTTTACTATACTCTTTTCTTGATTTCAATATTTTCACTGATTGGGCTTGTCTTTTTACCTTTCGTTATCCCACTCATCATTGCAGATTATCTCCTGCCAATTATCGCAATTGTTCACTGTTCAACACACTTAAATAAAGCCTATCGTTACCCCTTTATAATTCGAATTGTGTAG
- a CDS encoding phosphotransferase: MMPLSLMKAIDATIANTGESTLANQLLTAWSHDPGSARFFRTSANAVFTFTQAGCSHILRFNYDDERRADYIGAEIDYLQHLSRAGVSVARPVRSLAGRYVETMDTAQGRFHSVVFEAVSGQQFDIDDLTLDGFRQWGQTLGKLHAAAQSYLGVGRPTWQNHLTWATENIPVSERAAHDTIAKLGTQLDALPVTADTFGLIHFDFELDNLIWTDQGLTAIDFDDSAWYWFAADIAFALRDLFDDEVTKISSSSEPFQAFMAGYRTERAITSEEIEQLPLFLQLNHLIAFAQLLRTLEVVPHPEEPEWIPALWQKIARIAQNYRTEFIKFTQ, encoded by the coding sequence ATGATGCCACTCAGCTTGATGAAAGCAATTGATGCAACGATCGCCAATACTGGCGAAAGTACCCTGGCAAATCAACTGCTCACTGCGTGGTCGCATGATCCCGGTAGTGCTCGATTTTTCCGCACAAGCGCAAATGCTGTGTTTACCTTCACTCAGGCAGGGTGCTCTCACATTTTGCGGTTTAATTACGACGATGAGCGGAGGGCTGACTACATTGGTGCTGAAATTGACTACCTGCAGCATCTCTCTAGAGCAGGCGTCTCTGTCGCGCGCCCAGTGCGGTCACTTGCGGGGCGCTATGTTGAAACTATGGATACGGCACAGGGTCGCTTTCATAGTGTCGTTTTTGAAGCGGTTTCAGGTCAGCAATTTGACATTGATGACCTGACGCTGGATGGGTTCCGCCAATGGGGGCAAACCCTGGGAAAACTGCACGCTGCTGCGCAATCCTACCTGGGTGTAGGCCGACCCACGTGGCAAAATCATTTGACTTGGGCCACTGAAAACATTCCTGTAAGTGAACGTGCTGCCCATGACACGATCGCTAAACTGGGGACACAACTCGATGCCTTACCCGTGACCGCAGACACCTTTGGACTCATCCATTTTGATTTTGAATTAGACAATCTGATCTGGACTGACCAGGGACTGACTGCGATCGACTTTGATGACAGTGCCTGGTATTGGTTTGCTGCTGATATTGCTTTTGCGCTGCGCGATTTGTTCGACGATGAGGTCACAAAGATCAGCAGCAGCAGTGAGCCGTTTCAGGCGTTTATGGCTGGTTATCGTACTGAACGAGCCATTACGTCGGAAGAAATCGAACAGTTACCCTTGTTTCTGCAGCTCAATCACCTGATTGCATTTGCGCAACTCTTACGGACACTGGAAGTCGTGCCACACCCTGAGGAGCCAGAATGGATACCTGCACTGTGGCAGAAAATAGCGCGAATTGCACAAAACTATCGTACGGAATTTATCAAGTTTACCCAGTAG
- a CDS encoding antibiotic biosynthesis monooxygenase gives MIARTWHGRVPKAKADAYYQYLLTTGVKDYQATEGNLGVNVLRRVEGDEAHFLLITLWESWEAIRKFAGEDVDRARYYPEDADFLLEFEPIVTHYEVLL, from the coding sequence ATGATCGCACGCACATGGCATGGTCGTGTACCCAAAGCAAAGGCAGATGCCTATTATCAGTATCTTCTGACAACGGGTGTTAAAGATTACCAGGCGACAGAAGGGAATCTCGGGGTCAATGTCCTTCGTAGAGTTGAAGGCGACGAGGCCCACTTTTTGCTTATCACCCTGTGGGAATCTTGGGAGGCTATTCGAAAGTTCGCAGGAGAAGACGTAGACCGTGCCCGATATTACCCTGAGGATGCTGATTTTCTGCTGGAATTCGAACCGATCGTCACGCACTATGAGGTGTTGCTTTAA